In the Marinitoga sp. 38H-ov genome, TTCTTTGAATTTCCCTTCTTTTATTGCTTTTTCTGCTCTTTGTTGGCTAATCAATGCAAATTCATCTTGTTCTTCTCTTGTTAATCCATATTTTTCTACTAAGTTTTCTGCTGTTATTCCCATATGGTATTGATTGAATACATCTGTTAGTCCATCATATACCATATGATCTATCATTTCTATATTCCCAAATTTTATTCCAGCTCTTGCTTTTGCTGGTAATATCATCGGTGCGTTTGACATGCTTTCCATTCCTGCTACTGCTACTATTTCTGAGTTCCCTAATTTTATTTCATTTGCTCCTAACATTATTGCTTTCATTCCACTTCCACATACCATATGTACTGTGTATGCTGGTTTTTCTACTGGTATTCCTGCATATATCGCTGCTTGTCTTGCTGGTCCCATTCCTTGTCCTGCCATTAATACGTTTCCTACTATTGTTTGATCTATTTGTTCTGGCGTTATCCCAGCTTGTTCTATTGCTCCTTTTATCGCTTCTGCTCCTAATTCAGCTGCTTTTTTGTCTTTTAATGTCCCTAAAAAACTTCCTATTGCCGTCCTTTTTGCTCCTACTATATATACTTTTTCCATTTCCATCCCACTCCTTTTTAATCTACTTTAATGTAATACTTTTTTATTAAATTTTTTTATAAACTTTTTTATTAATCTTTTTTACTTAATTTTTTTGTAAATCTATAATACTAATCCACCATCTACACTTATTACTTGTCCTGTTATGAAACTGCTTTCATCACTTGCTAAGAATAATGCCGTGTTTGCTATTTCTTCTGGTTCTCCCATTCTTTGTAATACTGTTTTGCTTTTTACTAATTCTATTACTTTTTCTGGTAAATCTTTTGTCATCGGTGTTTTTATAAACCCTGGTGCTATTGCATTTACTCTTACTTGTGCTCCTTTTCTTGCAAACTCTTTTGCCCATGTCTTTGTCATTGCTATTACTCCACCTTTTGTTGCTGCATAATTTGTTTGTCCTATGTTTCCATATATCCCTACTACCGATGATATGTTTATTATTGATCCTTTTCCTGCTTTCATCATTTCTGGTCCAAATTGTTGTGTCATGTTAAATACTCCTTTTAAATTTACATCTATTACTAAATCCCAATCTTCTTCTGTCATTTTTTGTATTAATGCATCTCTTGTTATCCCCGCATTATTTACTAATACATCTATTTTTCCTTCTTCTGCTATTACTTTTTCTTTAAATTCTTTTATCGCTTCCCTATCTGTTACACTTATCTTATATCCTTTTACATTACTATATTTTTCTTCTAATTCTTTTAATGCTTCTTCATTTAAGTCGCATGCATATACTACTTTTGCTCCTTCTTCTGCAAATCTTTCTACCATCGCTCTTCCTAACCCTCTTGCTCCTCCTGTTACTATACATACTTTTCCTTCTAATCTCATTTCCTTACCTCCTATCTTTTTTCTTGCATTCTTTTATACATTTCTTGAGCAATATACGATGCAACGTCATCTGCATATGTGTTTGCACCAAACCCTGCATCATAACCTAATTCTTTTACTAATTCATGTGTTATTCTTGGACCTCCTGCTATAAGTATAACCTTATCTCTAATACCTTCTGCTTCCAATATTTCAACTAATTCTGTAAGATTTTTTATATGTATATCCTTTTGAGTAACTGTTTGAGAGACAAGTAATGCATCTGCATTGAATTCTATTGCTTTAGCTACAAATTCTTCATTTGGAACTTGACTTCCCATATTCAATGTTTCAAACA is a window encoding:
- the fabG gene encoding 3-oxoacyl-[acyl-carrier-protein] reductase — encoded protein: MRLEGKVCIVTGGARGLGRAMVERFAEEGAKVVYACDLNEEALKELEEKYSNVKGYKISVTDREAIKEFKEKVIAEEGKIDVLVNNAGITRDALIQKMTEEDWDLVIDVNLKGVFNMTQQFGPEMMKAGKGSIINISSVVGIYGNIGQTNYAATKGGVIAMTKTWAKEFARKGAQVRVNAIAPGFIKTPMTKDLPEKVIELVKSKTVLQRMGEPEEIANTALFLASDESSFITGQVISVDGGLVL